GTGACCGAAGCCCATCAGCTTGAACGGGTCGTTCTTGTCCTTGGCCTTGGCGATGAACTTGTCGATGTTCGAGACATCGCCAATTTCGTCGAGCATGGTCAGTACCGCTTCGTTGGCGCCGCCGTGGGCTGGGCCCCAGAGTGCCGCGATGCCGGCAGCGATACAGGCGAACGGGTTGGCACCCGAGGAGCCTGCCAGGCGGACGGTGGAAGTCGAGGCGTTCTGCTCGTGGTCGGCATGGAGGATGAAGATCCGGTCCATCGCCTTGGCCAGCACCGGGCTGATCGGTTTGATCTCGCACGGGGTGTTGAACATCATGTGCAGGAAGTTTTCCGCATACGACAGGTCGTTGCGCGGGTACATCATGGGTTGGCCCATGGAGTACTTGTAAACCATCGCGGCCAGGGTCGGCATCTTGGCAACCAGGCGGATCGCGGAGATTTCGCGATGCTGCGGGTTATTGATGTCCAGGGAGTCGTGGTAGAAGGCCGAGAGGGCACCGACTACGCCGCACATTACGGCCATCGGGTGTGCGTCGCGACGGAAGCCGTTGAAGAAGGTCTTCAACTGCTCGTGAACCATGGTGTGGTTCTTCACGTTGCTGACGAACTGGGCCTTCTGTTCCGCTGTCGGCAATTCGCCGTTGAGCAGCAGGTAGCAGGTTTCCAGGTAGTCCGACTTTTCAGCCAGCTGTTCGATCGGGTAGCCACGGTGCAGCAGGATGCCGTTGTCGCCGTCGATATAGGTGATTTTCGACTCGCAGGAGGCAGTCGACATGAAGCCGGGGTCAAAGGTGAAGCGGCCCGTGGCCGTCAGGCTCCGAACATCGATAACATCGGGACCAACGGTGCCGGTTAAAATGGGCAGCTCGACGGGGGCTGCGCCCTCGATGATCAACTGCGCTTTTTTGTCAGCCATGTGGCCTCCTATTTATGCTTGAAATCATCAGACAGACCCCCCACGCAGGGCCCGCACCACTATAGTGAGATAAATCCGAATGTCAATTTGCCTAAAGTCTTGCCCTAGAAGGCTTTAAGCGGACTTTTTCCTCGAAATTCCCTGCCATTTACGCCTTTTATTCGCTTGACGCAATGAGCTATTAGGGGAAGGGGATTGCGTTGTCATTAGTAGCCTAACTGTCTATACTCGGCCACCGACCGCCATGGGCTTTCGGGCCCGGTTTGATGGGGGTCGTCACTCCCTGGGTGGTGGGTACCTGACCAGTGCACTCCCCAACAACTTTGCCCTGATTGTTAGGGGCTCTTCAGTGTGAAAAAAGCCGTGAATAGCCAACGACCTGTAAACCTAGACCTAAGGACCATCAAACTCCCAGTCACTGCTTACACGTCCATCCTTCACCGTATTTCCGGTGTCATCCTCTTTGTGTGCCTTGCCATCATGCTTTATGCATTGGACAAGTCGCTCAGCTCCGAGGAAGGCTTCGGCGAGGTGAAAGCGTGTCTGACCAGTCCGCTAGCCAAGCTAGTGATTTGGGGCATCCTGTCCGCCTTGCTGTATCACCTGGTTGCCGGTGTGCGCCATTTGATCATGGACATGGGCATCGGTGAGACGCTGGAAGGCGGCAAGCTGGGCTCTAAAATCGTTATCGCCGTATCCGTGGTGGTAATCGTTCTGGCAGGAGTTTGGATATGGTAACTAACGTCACGAACCTGTCGCGTTCGGGCCTCTATGACTGGATGGCACAGCGCGTGTCTGCGGTCGTTCTCGCGGCTTATTTCATCTTCCTGATCGGATACCTCGTTGCGAACCCGGGCCTTGGCTATGAGCAATGGCATGCCCTGTTCGCAAACAACTGGATGCGTATCTTCAGTCTGCTGGCCATGGTTGCCCTGGGCGCACACGCCTGGGTCGGCATGTGGACCATTTCGACCGACTACCTGACGCCGATGGCGCTGGGCAAGTCGGCGACTGCAGTACGTTTCCTTTTCCAGGCAGTATGCGGCGTTGCAATGTTCGCCTACTTCGTCTGGGGTGTGCAGATTCTCTGGGGTATCTGATTCATGGCTAACATTCCAACGATTTCTTTCGACGCCATCATCATTGGCGGCGGCGGCGCCGGCATGCGTGCCGCACTGCAGCTGGCCCAGGGCGGCCACAAGACTGCGGTGATCACCAAGGTGTTCCCGACCCGTTCGCACACTGTGTCGGCCCAGGGCGGCATCACCTGCGCCATCGCGTCGGCCGACCCGAACGATGACTGGCGCTGGCACATGTACGATACCGTCAAGGGTTCCG
This portion of the Pseudomonas sp. MRSN 12121 genome encodes:
- the sdhC gene encoding succinate dehydrogenase, cytochrome b556 subunit — its product is MKKAVNSQRPVNLDLRTIKLPVTAYTSILHRISGVILFVCLAIMLYALDKSLSSEEGFGEVKACLTSPLAKLVIWGILSALLYHLVAGVRHLIMDMGIGETLEGGKLGSKIVIAVSVVVIVLAGVWIW
- the sdhD gene encoding succinate dehydrogenase, hydrophobic membrane anchor protein, translated to MVTNVTNLSRSGLYDWMAQRVSAVVLAAYFIFLIGYLVANPGLGYEQWHALFANNWMRIFSLLAMVALGAHAWVGMWTISTDYLTPMALGKSATAVRFLFQAVCGVAMFAYFVWGVQILWGI
- the gltA gene encoding citrate synthase, yielding MADKKAQLIIEGAAPVELPILTGTVGPDVIDVRSLTATGRFTFDPGFMSTASCESKITYIDGDNGILLHRGYPIEQLAEKSDYLETCYLLLNGELPTAEQKAQFVSNVKNHTMVHEQLKTFFNGFRRDAHPMAVMCGVVGALSAFYHDSLDINNPQHREISAIRLVAKMPTLAAMVYKYSMGQPMMYPRNDLSYAENFLHMMFNTPCEIKPISPVLAKAMDRIFILHADHEQNASTSTVRLAGSSGANPFACIAAGIAALWGPAHGGANEAVLTMLDEIGDVSNIDKFIAKAKDKNDPFKLMGFGHRVYKNRDPRATVMKQTCDEVLKELGITNDPQLELAMRLEEIALTDPYFIERSLYPNVDFYSGIILKAIGIPTSMFTVIFALARTVGWISHWKEMLSSPYKIGRPRQLYTGYESRDITKLEDRK